In the Mya arenaria isolate MELC-2E11 chromosome 11, ASM2691426v1 genome, one interval contains:
- the LOC128208795 gene encoding LOW QUALITY PROTEIN: uncharacterized protein LOC128208795 (The sequence of the model RefSeq protein was modified relative to this genomic sequence to represent the inferred CDS: substituted 1 base at 1 genomic stop codon), with protein sequence MEESGEHVCDLCKVTYASESELDDHNWSLMHHIKVEKIKKGAPHSCNLCMLTCSNLIDYGKHLNEDRHKLALSRRAKEGNEMLDSFAGSGNIFEAETKNDRNLQPDQKEKPRSLLDMPLPAQFAHSQMFNESFMQNQFGPSSYPAHFDYQPANWQEFLDISQGQGPSWKGNSRGGQRDQMIGDGHGEGKGRFKVPRGRGRGHQRTHSDIHPREIPVSFYEDDFQGVNWNDHHFYSDSYGDRQMKDEFPWNDTGRGRSGRDKRRGSFDSTFTRNDRGYPAETSSPELKNWDGSDPRETPERGRGILRDGRYHRRSRSYENISPESNSSSDSSLKRRRENEDQVGLTQPERSRRRIIAPDQYASSSSGYQSGRSSRLMEDRSNHRPRSRSTSQDRSLSLRESRSETESEGKAKSVSWSDQQQVSSTSEKQEEERKVRKSHYGQSRPDTGMNGQDQRDVRGYRKARTAIEEKQTILPDSSSDLEEKKRTNINMMKSRNKAGARRNQSPKGERKGVATGDNTESILEKAEKLCQKLRSEREQASKKKKSEEKIKKMEKETELNKKLETLAEMNKSNIRGVLDMEMSAPLGSRPELPVSASNSDVLDSLSSSDTGSSVKAAGTLSRKVTAEKPYAVQRARNESQEVAERIARTKADIDSIRAKIESSVQNEMSGQKVSAPSAEMSIPPTRYPASTDQSALVKMVNSPRTPKEKLSLAQMLREHAKSQTKFSLQRFNLKYSDLCSGVGEKGDEYTNINVDQLDTNSILEIANLIELDIKPDIGYLEQLLDKASVENVVLDEAVLSNLGIQGGSAVKSKASPSPSSVQHGTMSPNRTQSPVRRNIHSDYAEREIKTTNEKITRHRSRSPISEKNNREQQMPPPRREHFLGEQYESPSFHTGVPAPQRVLDLDDLRSTRGRKSPSPIPGKAAIDEHGNRFSSSLPISNPPLTNASQLSSSTSSITPXSANIRIKQEKEDNEYNQALRDTKERGPISEQRVSKGESPDIGQDRREGRSRDNMSESQDNIEAQGRFSPVQRSVHTRNLYNDDFLVREPKSRSHEQTVEGKNCSEMGYELSVKSVTVSAPSQQMPCSASEQVSRILSSVPAPDVDSQRASGAQKGHSDVQRSQGQHKGARDGGGPVFSLARMAAEEKARATVSCVPEVERPIRSSSPNPAEKDKPLDSSVNSQASILDEVYRMSLHEENMRSQISTVDLKISKLRSLIEEASQQLDIFSDEKRQLEKQEKSCRTKRIKLLEESRSSSACSQTGAGGLPSYLASQYSDNPVFMKFLMSRQSDVSSIGGFSNVESGSQPDSDVQAQRRGSFTSNVSEPNSAGDLDARITTENPASPLFSKSLDVLTGSTETITSSKSKGFEFSSSETSTPRASNEQKPKEDPHNDEVWTNDALNSNNTVSFINTPLEKVGFVTLEALMKGDTDIGKMLNKSIESIEKGVIPEGASPLQSPLHKQSSNESNVTGVGGTLRERRDSSFSIGSEGSDSEKRKVSMKYMGTLPGGMNYEAFVKQMSEENKNKNIMFTVFNSPDAVSQQLLKKTPDAEIKTPGHSKPSLLSSTPGETGYKSDTNTSTRTLTDCGEEHSVISLGEQIMRLCDGQRGEESSNLEMITPRSGTDTFDDITPRVLSKERQGTPERNLKLNGTLLQEMRDSPVKDCSIALERIDVADSSAELLKLLEGSGPYTKPASGARSQSPIIIGEAPSPVRKRLKSKKERDQQSRRKQKESFILQSDTNSENETEGITQRTKLLAKWTQSEEDLCQSGSEERTPRILPGQSEILPSIAEMSVVKKSLLDEVQLETETPSDSCEDRSQQLLAQHETIPSIHYKGASLSVACMQVFNDDLYVCYNGSEIRRFDLKTGQVLKELDCSPYLVNCMHIVNVEDRGGVLYTGGACRKLMLFTPEKFNLISTYDYGSRLTCLHSNWGRLFIAFTDGNVSCRSLKTDKELNCFTCTTSPVHAMVSTSAGMTKMLCLATGDKAIYVLDAFTGLLITMLEGHTRPPLCLQVNGEFVISGGTDKAIAVHSVTSGELLQLALIQIPVTNLYCHDNRIYSLCGDSTLRTFGMNLRAEGRHEMDRVLTSVLVANGYLLVGNREGLVTGQCMDRLLPYVCKFGSCRQQFRTTEDIKLHVISEHTMIANLSHCDYLGCDHKFRKDERKKDHMLQHLHQKMDGTVL encoded by the exons gaGCTGGATGACCACAACTGGTCGTTGATGCACCATATTAAGGtggagaaaataaaaaa GGGAGCCCCCCATAGCTGCAACCTGTGTATGCTGACGTGTTCCAACCTGATAGACTATGGAAAACATCTGAATGAAGATCGGCACAAGCTCGCGCTGAGTCGTCGAGCGAAAGAAGGCAACGAAATGCTTGATTCATTTGCAGG ATCAGGAAACATTTTTGAAGCCGAAACAAAAAATGACAGGAACCTTCAGCCAGATCAGAAGGAGAAGCCAAGAAGTCTTCTGGACATGCCTTTGCCAGCTCAGTTTGCCCATAGTCAAATGTTCAATGAAAGCTTCATGCAGAATCAATTTGGACCTTCATCATATCCAGCACATTTTGATTACCAGCCGGCAAATTGGCAAGAGTTTCTGGATAtaagtcaaggtcaaggtcctAGCTGGAAAGGAAATAGTCGTGGAGGTCAAAGGGATCAGATGATTGGTGATGGTCATGGTGAAGGCAAAGGTCGGTTTAAAGTTCCAAGAGGGAGGGGCAGAGGTCACCAGAGAACACACAGTGATATTCATCCAAGAGAAATACCTGTATCTTTTTATGAAGATGATTTCCAGGGTGTTAATTGGAATGACCATCATTTTTACTCTGATTCTTATGGTGACAGGCAAATGAAGGATGAATTTCCATGGAATGATACAGGTAGAGGGAGGAGTGGGCGAGATAAAAGAAGGGGCAGTTTTGACAGTACCTTCACAAGAAACGACAGAGGGTATCCAGCAGAAACATCTAGTCCTGAGCTTAAAAACTGGGACGGGTCTGATCCTAGAGAAACACCTGAACGAGGGAGAGGTATTCTGCGTGATGGTAGATATCacagaaggtcaaggtcatatgaaaatatttctccTGAGAGTAACTCGTCATCAGATTCTAGTTTGAAGAGAAGAAGGGAAAACGAAGATCAGGTTGGTTTAACCCAACCTGAGAGATCTCGTAGGCGAATCATAGCCCCTGATCAATACGCCTCTTCTtcatcagggtaccagtctggAAGATCATCTAGATTGATGGAAGATAGAAGTAACCACAGACCGAGAAGTCGAAGCACAAGTCAAGACCGGTCACTTTCATTAAGAGAATCTAGGTCTGAGACAGAAAGTGAAGGGAAGGCAAAGTCAGTGTCTTGGTCAGATCAGCAGCAGGTATCGTCAACTTCAGAAAAGCAAGAGGAGGAGAGGAAAGTTAGAAAAAGTCATTATGGTCAATCCAGACCTGACACTGGAATGAACGGTCAAGACCAAAGAGATGTTAGAGGTTACAGGAAAGCTAGGACTGCTATAGAGGAAAAGCAGACAATTCTTCCTGATTCTTCATCCGACTTGGAAGAGAAGAAaagaacaaacataaatatgatgaaaagcAGGAATAAAGCTGGAGCAAGGAGGAACCAATCCCCTAAAGGGGAAAGAAAAGGTGTTGCAACTGGTGATAATACTGAGAGTATTTTGGAGAAAGCTGAAAAATTGTGTCAGAAACTTAGAAGTGAAAGAGAGCAGGcaagtaaaaagaaaaagagTGAGGAAAAGATAAAGAAAATGGAAAAAGAAACAGAACTGAACAAAAAATTGGAAACATTAGCTGAAATGAACAAATCTAATATAAGAGGAGTTTTGGATATGGAAATGAGTGCGCCACTTGGCAGTAGGCCTGAATTGCCAGTTAGTGCTAGTAATTCAGATGTATTGGATAGTTTATCAAGTTCAGACACAGGAAGCTCTGTTAAAGCTGCTGGAACGCTGAGCAGAAAAGTAACTGCTGAAAAACCATATGCAGTTCAGAGAGCGAGGAATGAATCTCAAGAGGTTGCTGAAAGAATCGCCAGGACAAAAGCTGATATTGATAGCATAAGAGCTAAGATTGAGTCTAGTGTGCAAAATGAAATGTCAGGTCAGAAAGTTAGTGCTCCATCAGCTGAGATGTCTATACCACCTACGAGATATCCTGCTTCTACTGATCAGTCTGCTCTCGTTAAAATGGTGAATTCACCAAGAACGCCAAAGGAAAAGTTATCTCTCGCACAAATGCTAAGAGAACATGCCAAATCTCAGACAAAGTTTTCCCTACAAAGATTTAACTTGAAGTACTCAGATCTTTGTTCCGGGGTTGGAGAAAAAGGTGATGAGTATACCAATATCAATGTCGATCAACTAGATACAAACAGTATTCTGGAAATTGCCAATCTTATTGAACTAGATATAAAACCAGACATTGGTTACTTGGAACAATTACTTGATAAAGCAAGTGTTGAGAATGTGGTATTAGATGAAGCAGTTCTCTCAAACTTGGGCATACAAGGTGGCTCTGCAGTTAAATCAAAGGCTAGCCCAAGCCCGTCCAGTGTTCAGCATGGAACCATGTCTCCAAATCGCACTCAATCACCTGTTCGTAGAAATATTCATTCTGATTATGCAGAAAGGGAAATTAAAACCACAAATGAGAAAATTACAAGACACAGAAGCAGGTCAccaatttctgaaaaaaataacaggGAGCAGCAAATGCCACCACCACGGAGAGAACATTTTCTTGGTGAACAGTATGAATCACCATCATTTCATACAGGCGTGCCTGCCCCACAGAGAGTTCTTGATCTTGATGACCTTCGATCAACTCGTGGAAGGAAGTCTCCATCACCAATCCCTGGTAAAGCTGCGATAGATGAACATGGAAATAGATTTTCATCCTCGCTTCCCATTTCTAATCCTCCTTTGACCAATGCGTCTCAACTGTCTTCATCTACCTCTTCCATTACACCATAGTCGGCAAATATAAGAATTAAGCAAGAAAAAGAAGACAACGAATACAATCAAGCACTGAGAGATACAAAAGAGAGAGGGCCAATTTCTGAACAGCGAGTATCAAAAGGGGAAAGCCCAGATATTGGTCAAGACAGAAGAGAGGGAAGGTCTAGAGACAATATGTCTGAAAGTCAGGATAATATAGAAGCTCAGGGCAGGTTTTCTCCAGTACAGAGGAGTGTACACACAAGAAATCTATACAATGATGACTTCCTGGTGAGAGAACCAAAGAGCAGGTCACATGAACAAACTGTTGAAGGTAAAAATTGTTCTGAGATGGGTTATGAGTTGAGTGTTAAAAGTGTAACTGTTAGTGCGCCATCTCAGCAAATGCCATGTTCCGCCTCAGAACAGGTTAGCCGAATACTCAGCTCGGTTCCAGCCCCAGATGTGGACAGTCAACGAGCTTCTGGGGCCCAAAAGGGTCACAGTGATGTCCAGAGATCACAAGGGCAACATAAAGGAGCCAGGGACGGTGGTGGGCCTGTCTTCTCATTGGCTAGAATGGCAGCTGAAGAGAAAG CAAGGGCCACGGTTTCATGTGTACCAGAAGTGGAAAGACCAATAAGGTCCTCGTCCCCTAATCCAGCAGAGAAAG aCAAGCCACTGGACAGCTCTGTGAACAGTCAGGCATCAATTCTGGACGAGGTCTACAGAATGAGTCTACATGAGGAGAACATGCGAAGCCAGATCAGCACTGTCGATCTCAAGATTAGCAAACTCAGGTCACTAATCGAGGAAGCCTCTCAACAACTTGACATATTTTCGGATGAAAAACGACAG TTGGAGAAACAAGAAAAGTCTTGCAGAACAAAAAGGATTAAACTTTTGGAAG AGAGTCGCAGCTCCTCAGCGTGTTCACAGACAGGTGCTGGCGGACTTCCCTCCTACCTTGCCAGCCAGTACAGTGATAACCCAGTCTTTATGAAGTTCCTTATGTCACGCCAATCAGATGTATCGTCCATCGGGGGTTTCTCAAACGTTGAATCCGGCTCTCAGCCTGATTCTGACGTTCAGGCTCAGAGAAGAGGGTCATTCACGTCAAATGTTTCCGAGCCTAATTCTGCTGGGGATTTAGACGCTAGGATAACTACAGAAAATCCAGCTAGTCCTCTTTTCTCAAAATCTTTAGACGTTTTAACAGGAAGCACTGAAACTATCACATCATCAAAATCGAAAGGTTTTGAATTCTCAAGTTCGGAAACTAGCACACCGAGAGCCTCTAATGAACAAAAACCTAAAGAAGATCCTCACAATGATGAAGTTTGGACTAATGATGCTTTAAATTCTAATAATACTGTGAGTTTCATAAATACTCCATTGGAAAAAGTGGGGTTTGTGACTCTCGAAGCACTGATGAAAGGTGATACTGACATAggaaaaatgttgaacaaaagTATTGAATCCATAGAGAAAGGTGTGATACCAGAGGGTGCATCCCCCTTGCAATCCCCCTTGCATAAACAGTCAAGTAATGAAAGTAATGTAACAGGTGTAGGTGGAACGCTGAGAGAAAGACGTGACAGTTCTTTTAGTATAGGTTCTGAGGGCTCGGATAGTGAAAAAAGAAAGGTTTCGATGAAGTACATGGGGACATTGCCGGGAGGAATGAACTATGAAGCCTTTGTTAAGCAGATGTCAGAGGAAAATAAGAACAAGAACATCATGTTCACTGTTTTTAATTCCCCAGATGCTGTTTCTCAGCAGTTGCTGAAGAAAACACCAGATGCTGAAATTAAAACACCAGGTCATTCCAAGCCGAGTCTATTGTCAAGCACTCCAGGAGAAACTGGCTACAAAAGTGACACAAATACAAGTACAAGAACTCTGACAGACTGTGGGGAAGAACACAGTGTTATCTCCCTTGGTGAACAGATAATGAGGCTCTGTGATGGGCAAAGGGGAGAGGAATCTAGCAATCTTGAAATGATTACTCCAAGATCTGGAACTGATACATTTGATGATATTACACCAAGAGTTTTATCGAAAGAGAGACAAGGTACGCCAGAAAggaatttgaaattgaatggTACTCTTCTGCAAGAAATGAGAGATAGTCCTGTTAAAGATTGTTCCATTGCTCTAGAAAGAATAGATGTTGCAGACAGTAGTGCAGAGTTATTAAAATTGCTAGAAGGTAGTGGACCATATACAAAGCCAGCTTCTGGGGCCCGCAGTCAGTCACCAATTATAATCGGTGAAGCACCTTCTCCCGTGAGAAAACGATTGAAATCGAAAAAAGAGAGGGATCAACAGTCACGCAGGAAACAGAAAGAGAGCTTTATATTGCAATCAGACACAAACTCAGAGAATGAAACAGAAGGTATTACACAGAGGACAAAGTTGCTTGCCAAATGGACCCAATCTGAAGAAGACCTGTGCCAGTCTGGGTCAGAGGAGCGTACTCCAAGAATTTTACCTGGTCAGTCCGAAATCTTGCCATCCATAGCAGAGATGTCAGTGGTAAAGAAGTCTTTGCTGGATGAGGTACAGTTAGAGACAGAAACCCCATCTGATTCATGCGAGGATCGATCACAACAACTGTTGGCGCAACATGAGACTAT CCCTTCAATCCATTACAAAGGTGCGAGTTTGTCTGTAGCGTGCATGCAAGTGTTCAATGATGATCTCTATGTCTGCTACAATGGGAGTGAGATCAGAAGGTTTGACCTCAAG ACTGGTCAAGTGCTAAAGGAACTGGACTGTTCTCCCTATCTGGTGAACTGTATGCACATTGTAAATGTGGAGGACCGCGGTGGGGTGCTGTATACTGGCGGAGCTTGCAGAAAACTCATGCTCTTCACTCCTGAG AAGTTCAACCTGATCTCAACATACGACTATGGCAGCCGATTGACGTGTCTCCACTCCAACTGGGGCAGACTTTTTATCGCATTCACTGATGGAAATGTTTCATGTAGATCTCTCAAG ACGGACAAGGAACTGAACTGTTTCACATGTACAACGTCACCGGTGCACGCCATGGTCAGTACAAGCGCGGGAATGACGAAGATGCTTTGTCTCGCTACCGGGGATAAAGCCATCTACGTGCTTGACGCGTTCACAGGGTTACTCATCACAATGCTGGAAGGACATACACGACCACCACTGTGTCTGCAG